The Humulus lupulus chromosome 7, drHumLupu1.1, whole genome shotgun sequence region AGTTTACCCCAGTTCGAAAAGAATGGCAAAGCAGAGTGCCTTGCTGATAAAATAGCCAGTGAATTAGAGGACCAACCTTGCACCACCATAACCACCGGTTCCACCATTGTCCCCGCCACCCAGACCCAACTGGCCAACTACCCTAAGCTCTTGAACAAGTGTAAAATCGATATGAACACTACATCAGATGGAGTGATACTCCCAGTTTGTGTCCCCAAAATGATCCCAACCCTTGTTCTCACAAACTACACCCATTCTTCCTATGCAAAGTACCTCAACAATTCCAAGTATACTGGGGCTGGTGTGGGTTCTGAGGAGGATTGGATGGTGGTTGTTTTGACCACTAGTACCCCAACAGGAAGCTTTTCGAAGGCTGTGTCTTTAGTTTCCCAGATGGGTTTTGATCATTACTTACTTTCCTTCGTTTTAGGAGGATTATCACTGTTTGTTTGTAGCTGAAGTACACTAAGTTGTgttttttgtccttttttttttttttatgtgttgtgTATCTTTAAGCAGCTTTCATCTCTgtaaatttttcttttttaacaTCAGAAAAGACATGATTCACTAAagctttcttcattttttttcaattctTTTTACCAATTTCTGTTTATCTAAGTTGGGTGTAGAGACAAtgttaaaagtttaaaaaattcaTCTACAAGAGATGATTTTCCCCCGCTGAAATCCACCTTTCTGATCAAAAGATTGGTACAGTCTGGCATACAATCATATGATGCTTACAACAAATAGTGTAATGAGCAAATGTGGCATATGGAATCAACTCCATTGCCAAGACAACCTAAAGTAAGCAAAGTATTAATAAAGAATATTTAATTTAAGAGCAAAGAAGAAGTCAGTCTTCAAGTACAAGAGGTTTTTTTCCTTCTTATATAAATTGGTCACATATCCAAAGGCTCTCCACACCTCATATCTATCAAACTCAACACATAAACCAAACCAAGGCTCTTCAGATACTTAACAATGGCCTTCTCCAACATGAGCCTGGTTCTTTTTGTACTTGCTTGTACTTTGATCTTGCATTCTCATCCAGTGGTGTGTAATGGTAAAGCTTCTCCTTTTGTCAACACATTATCTTTTTTAATGCTTGTTTTTTTTAGGCTTTAGTGCTCCATTTTGAGATTTATTTAATTCCAATTTGTTTACATATTGTATTAGTTTTTTAACAACTCTTAATTATCTACTATTTATTATGATgtagtattttttatttaaattgcaACATAAATTTCTATTACTTAAGataattgtagtatttttagATTTGTGTTATACACAAATAAATAACCATTTACAATTCAtagtatttatttataattatatcatTTTGAATTTCATGAAGTAAAATTCTCTATGTTGCATTCCTCCAATCAAGCAACAactttattaaaataatacatttattaattatatgatatttattaaaTATGTAAAGtgtcattttaattaattatat contains the following coding sequences:
- the LOC133790904 gene encoding uncharacterized GPI-anchored protein At5g19250, producing the protein MASSKLSFFFVLVHVFLLYSNLVLSNDDEDNLLQGINSYRQSVSLPQFEKNGKAECLADKIASELEDQPCTTITTGSTIVPATQTQLANYPKLLNKCKIDMNTTSDGVILPVCVPKMIPTLVLTNYTHSSYAKYLNNSKYTGAGVGSEEDWMVVVLTTSTPTGSFSKAVSLVSQMGFDHYLLSFVLGGLSLFVCS